In Buchnera aphidicola (Schlechtendalia peitan), one genomic interval encodes:
- the rnhA gene encoding ribonuclease HI: protein MSNFVKIFSDGSCLGNPGPGGYSSIIQYKNNELIISSGFYFTTNNRMELMGIIKALEIIKKPCTIEITLDSQYVQKGISLWIKKWKLNNWKTIKNKPVKNVDLWIYLNKLLYSHHTNWNWVRGHSGHSENEMCNNLAKNSARYPTLEDIGYMS from the coding sequence ATGTCAAATTTTGTAAAAATATTTTCAGATGGATCCTGTTTAGGAAATCCCGGACCAGGAGGATACAGCTCTATAATTCAGTATAAAAATAATGAACTAATAATTAGTTCAGGGTTTTATTTTACTACAAATAATCGTATGGAACTAATGGGGATCATAAAAGCATTAGAAATAATTAAAAAACCATGTACAATTGAAATTACGCTTGATAGTCAATATGTTCAAAAAGGAATATCTTTATGGATCAAAAAATGGAAATTAAATAACTGGAAAACTATAAAAAATAAACCAGTGAAAAATGTTGATTTATGGATTTATTTAAACAAGCTTTTATATTCTCATCATACAAATTGGAATTGGGTCAGGGGTCATTCAGGACATTCTGAAAATGAAATGTGTAATAATTTAGCTAAAAATTCTGCTCGGTATCCTACTCTTGAAGATATTGGATATATGTCTTAA
- the dnaQ gene encoding DNA polymerase III subunit epsilon translates to MNTKKRKIVLDTETTGMNLTGCFYNNHRIIEIGAIEIINNHITGNNFHSYIFPDRPIDENAFKIHGISDTFVRNKPKFCEIVQLFLKYLGSSDLIIHNAKFDIGFINYELSMLGLNMINIPERRKIIDTLLIARKIFPGKKNTLDALCTRYKISTDNKKMHSAIYDAKLLAKVYIFMTNFQTSLPIFNNNNIQQYHCKKKYSCKEYKSKILLATNNENVIHKNYLKYMMKQSGKCIWMIK, encoded by the coding sequence ATGAATACCAAAAAAAGAAAAATTGTTTTAGACACTGAAACTACTGGAATGAATCTTACTGGATGTTTTTACAACAATCATAGAATAATTGAGATCGGAGCAATAGAAATTATTAATAATCATATTACAGGAAATAATTTCCATTCGTATATTTTTCCTGACAGACCAATAGATGAAAATGCTTTTAAAATTCATGGAATTTCAGATACTTTCGTACGAAATAAACCAAAGTTCTGTGAAATAGTTCAATTGTTTTTAAAATATCTTGGAAGTTCTGATTTAATAATTCATAATGCTAAATTTGATATTGGTTTTATAAATTATGAATTAAGTATGCTTGGTTTAAATATGATAAATATTCCAGAAAGACGTAAAATAATTGATACGTTATTAATAGCACGTAAAATTTTTCCAGGAAAAAAAAATACTTTAGATGCTTTGTGTACTCGTTATAAAATTAGTACTGATAATAAAAAAATGCATAGTGCTATTTATGATGCTAAATTATTAGCTAAAGTATATATATTTATGACTAATTTTCAAACATCTTTACCAATTTTTAATAATAATAATATTCAACAATATCATTGTAAAAAAAAATATTCTTGTAAAGAATATAAATCTAAAATCTTGTTAGCAACAAATAATGAAAATGTTATTCATAAAAATTATTTAAAATATATGATGAAACAATCAGGAAAATGTATATGGATGATCAAATAA
- the gpt gene encoding xanthine phosphoribosyltransferase codes for MSKKYIVTWDMLQIYARKLAYKLLPVKKWKSIIAVSRGGLIPSALLARELNVRLVDTICVSSYDHNCLRDLKILKYASINSKNEPTTIIVDDLVDTGGTVQTIRHIYPKAIFVTIFAKPMGRSLVDEYIIDIPQKVWIEQPWDMGISYRTPLIKDF; via the coding sequence ATGAGTAAGAAATATATTGTTACTTGGGATATGCTACAAATTTATGCTAGAAAATTAGCTTATAAATTGCTTCCAGTAAAAAAGTGGAAGAGTATTATTGCAGTTAGTAGAGGTGGCTTGATTCCATCAGCATTATTAGCAAGAGAATTAAATGTTAGACTTGTAGATACGATTTGTGTATCTAGTTATGACCACAATTGTTTGCGTGATTTAAAAATTTTAAAATATGCATCTATAAATAGTAAAAATGAACCTACTACTATTATAGTAGATGATTTAGTAGATACTGGTGGGACAGTTCAAACAATTCGACATATATATCCTAAAGCAATATTCGTTACTATTTTTGCTAAACCAATGGGGAGGTCATTAGTGGATGAATACATTATAGATATACCTCAAAAAGTCTGGATTGAACAACCATGGGATATGGGCATTTCCTATCGAACACCCTTAATTAAAGATTTTTAA
- the grpE gene encoding nucleotide exchange factor GrpE: MEQDKKLLNINDINNSDTQEHALTSKEDHDLEEMNILNKNILNLNSDLLMAKISSEEKIKLLRNRIEKDISNTYKFSLNNFIYSLLPTIDSIECALSLFKPEDKILNSSFSRLENVLKSFLSLLNKFGITIIDESNVPFNPEIHQAMVIKSSRNIKENYVISVLQKGYSINNRLLRPAMVIVSKL, encoded by the coding sequence ATGGAACAAGACAAAAAATTATTAAATATAAATGATATCAATAATAGTGATACACAAGAACATGCATTAACGTCAAAAGAAGATCATGATTTAGAAGAAATGAATATACTTAACAAAAATATTTTAAATCTCAATTCAGATTTACTTATGGCTAAGATTTCATCAGAAGAAAAAATAAAGTTGCTACGTAATAGAATTGAAAAAGATATTAGTAATACTTATAAATTTTCTTTAAATAATTTTATTTATTCGTTACTTCCTACTATTGACAGTATCGAATGTGCATTAAGTTTGTTTAAACCAGAAGATAAAATCCTAAATTCTTCATTTAGTAGATTAGAAAACGTTTTAAAATCTTTTTTATCATTATTAAATAAGTTTGGAATAACGATAATTGATGAATCAAACGTTCCATTTAATCCTGAAATACATCAGGCAATGGTTATTAAATCATCAAGAAATATAAAAGAAAACTATGTTATTTCAGTGCTTCAAAAAGGTTACTCAATAAATAATAGATTGTTACGCCCAGCAATGGTTATAGTTTCTAAATTATAA
- a CDS encoding RnfH family protein, with amino-acid sequence MNIQPINITIVYALKNKQYVKKMKLKYKISVEEAILRSNIINSKTINIYNKNVGIYGNIVNLSDFIKNGDRIEIYRPLLIDPRELRRKKIMLHKKNILKDVY; translated from the coding sequence ATGAACATACAACCTATTAATATAACTATTGTTTATGCATTAAAAAATAAACAATATGTTAAAAAAATGAAATTAAAATATAAAATATCTGTAGAAGAGGCAATATTGCGCTCTAATATTATTAACAGTAAAACGATTAATATATATAACAAAAATGTAGGAATTTATGGAAACATAGTTAATTTAAGCGATTTTATAAAAAATGGAGATCGAATTGAGATTTATAGACCATTACTAATCGATCCCAGGGAGCTACGACGAAAAAAAATTATGTTACATAAAAAAAATATTCTTAAAGATGTATATTAA
- the smpB gene encoding SsrA-binding protein SmpB, which translates to MNIKYNSSNLNITVAFNKKVKHRYFIEDTLEAGLVLLGWEVKAFKSGNINIIDSYVSFYLGEVYLIDSQFSSLYTNNIHISYDSNRKRKILLKKYEIIFLYNKIYKNNYTAVALEFFLKNNWCKTKIAIVKGKTQYDKREIERKNKWKLEKNRIMKSKSLS; encoded by the coding sequence GTGAATATAAAATACAATTCGAGTAATTTAAATATAACTGTTGCTTTTAACAAGAAAGTTAAACATAGATATTTTATAGAAGATACTCTAGAAGCTGGATTAGTTTTATTAGGTTGGGAAGTAAAAGCATTTAAATCAGGTAATATAAATATTATTGATAGTTATGTTTCTTTTTATTTAGGTGAAGTATATCTAATTGATTCCCAATTTAGTTCTCTTTATACGAATAATATTCATATTTCATATGATTCAAATAGAAAGAGGAAAATATTACTTAAAAAATATGAAATCATTTTTTTATATAATAAAATATATAAGAACAATTATACTGCTGTAGCTTTAGAATTCTTTTTAAAAAATAATTGGTGTAAAACAAAAATAGCTATTGTAAAAGGAAAAACACAATATGACAAACGAGAAATAGAAAGAAAAAATAAATGGAAACTAGAGAAAAATCGAATTATGAAATCTAAAAGTCTTTCGTAG
- the tadA gene encoding tRNA adenosine(34) deaminase TadA — MNEYDKYFMKFALKFAKLAEIDQEVPVGAVLVLDNTIIGRGSNSSITQNDPTAHAEIIALRTGGKFLKNYRLLSTTLYVTLEPCFMCYGAIIHSRISRLVFGTHYNNKSNYNVFNSHILRKIRKNKIIVTKNVMHEECKNILQTFFKRKRKSNCI; from the coding sequence ATGAATGAATATGATAAATACTTTATGAAATTTGCATTAAAATTTGCTAAATTAGCTGAAATAGATCAAGAAGTTCCTGTAGGGGCGGTATTAGTTTTAGATAACACTATTATTGGAAGAGGATCTAATAGTTCTATTACTCAAAATGATCCTACTGCTCATGCTGAAATAATAGCATTACGTACAGGAGGAAAATTTTTAAAAAATTATCGTTTATTAAGTACAACGTTATATGTAACTTTAGAACCGTGTTTTATGTGTTATGGAGCAATTATTCATAGTAGAATTTCTAGATTAGTATTTGGAACACATTATAATAATAAAAGTAATTATAACGTTTTTAATAGTCATATATTAAGAAAAATAAGAAAAAACAAAATAATTGTTACAAAAAATGTTATGCATGAAGAATGCAAAAATATATTACAAACGTTTTTTAAACGTAAACGAAAAAGTAATTGTATATAA
- the acpS gene encoding holo-ACP synthase, producing the protein MSIIGIGIDILSIIRIQKITYKFGEKFAKRILSNFELEQYKNSTNPVRFLAKRFSVKESASKALGIGMQNGVKFNHFELYHDKLGKPYLKFLKTAKTLAKKLNIHSTHVSISDEKIYVFTTVIIEIYR; encoded by the coding sequence ATGAGTATTATTGGAATAGGTATAGACATCTTATCTATAATAAGAATTCAAAAAATTACTTATAAATTTGGAGAGAAATTTGCAAAACGTATATTATCTAACTTTGAATTAGAACAATATAAAAATAGTACAAATCCTGTTCGTTTCTTAGCCAAACGATTTTCTGTAAAAGAATCAGCATCTAAAGCATTAGGAATAGGAATGCAGAACGGAGTAAAATTCAACCATTTTGAATTATATCATGATAAACTAGGAAAACCATATTTAAAATTTTTAAAAACTGCTAAAACACTTGCTAAAAAATTAAATATACATTCGACTCACGTTAGTATCAGTGATGAAAAAATATACGTTTTTACTACTGTTATTATTGAAATATACCGTTAA
- the era gene encoding GTPase Era, which translates to MKKIYHCGTVTIVGKPNVGKSTIINNLVKTKISIVSKRPHTTQGNIIGIQNDGMFQTVYVDTPGISRNSRYFINKKQHCFIKNICKNTHVILLVLNGINWTSEDDLILRNIKNTYIPIIAVINKNDKILKKANLLPYIEFLRKQCLFKEILPISGKTGENICLLSKIVQKLLPISKLQFPPNQITNYNLYFKISEIIREKFIFHLGDEISYSIQVRIENFYVNINEICIIKAIIIVISNQHKKIVIGNKGDKIKLCGTISRKELETYFKRKVHLSLFVKKR; encoded by the coding sequence GTGAAAAAAATATATCATTGTGGCACAGTTACAATTGTTGGAAAACCAAACGTAGGAAAATCAACAATAATTAATAATTTAGTAAAAACAAAAATATCTATCGTTTCTAAACGACCACATACTACTCAAGGTAATATTATTGGTATTCAAAATGATGGAATGTTTCAGACAGTTTATGTAGATACACCAGGTATATCGCGTAATAGTAGATATTTTATAAACAAAAAACAACATTGTTTTATTAAAAATATATGCAAAAATACACACGTGATATTACTAGTTTTAAACGGAATAAACTGGACATCAGAAGATGATTTGATTTTAAGAAACATAAAAAATACTTATATTCCTATAATAGCAGTTATTAATAAAAATGATAAAATTTTAAAAAAAGCGAACTTATTACCATATATAGAATTTTTAAGAAAACAATGTTTATTTAAAGAGATTTTACCTATTTCAGGGAAAACTGGGGAAAATATTTGTCTACTATCAAAAATTGTTCAAAAATTATTACCTATATCTAAATTGCAATTTCCACCTAACCAAATTACAAATTATAATTTATACTTTAAAATTAGCGAAATTATTCGAGAAAAATTTATATTCCATTTAGGAGATGAAATTTCTTATTCAATACAAGTTAGAATTGAAAATTTTTATGTGAATATTAATGAAATATGTATTATAAAAGCAATAATTATTGTCATTAGCAATCAGCATAAAAAAATTGTAATTGGAAATAAAGGAGATAAAATAAAATTATGTGGAACTATATCAAGAAAAGAACTAGAAACATATTTTAAGCGCAAGGTACATCTTTCACTATTTGTAAAAAAAAGATAA
- the rnc gene encoding ribonuclease III, translating into MNHNVIQKLQKTLGYIFTKKDLLIQALTHRSANSKHNERLEFLGDSILSFVIANALYHHFPNVNEGDMSRMRATLVKGNTLAKIAYEFHLGNYLQLGQGELKSGGFRRESILANTIEALIGSIFLDSNLKTVEKLILKWYKKRLEKISPGDTQKDPKTRLQEYLQSKHLPLPSYLVEQVYGEAHNQLFTIYCEISGINEKLIGVGSSRRKAEQEAAQNALTKLGLE; encoded by the coding sequence ATGAACCATAATGTAATACAAAAATTACAAAAAACTCTAGGATATATTTTTACTAAAAAAGATTTATTAATTCAAGCATTAACTCATAGAAGTGCAAATAGTAAACATAACGAACGATTAGAATTTTTAGGAGATTCTATTCTAAGTTTTGTTATAGCTAATGCTCTTTATCATCATTTTCCTAATGTCAACGAAGGAGATATGAGCAGAATGCGAGCAACCTTAGTTAAAGGAAATACTTTAGCTAAAATAGCATACGAATTTCATTTAGGAAATTATTTGCAATTAGGTCAAGGAGAACTAAAAAGTGGTGGATTTAGAAGAGAATCAATATTAGCAAATACTATAGAAGCACTTATTGGTAGCATATTTTTAGATAGTAATTTAAAAACAGTAGAAAAATTAATTTTAAAATGGTATAAAAAAAGATTAGAAAAAATTAGCCCTGGAGATACTCAAAAAGATCCAAAAACTAGATTACAAGAATATTTACAATCAAAGCATTTACCATTACCTTCATATCTAGTAGAACAAGTATATGGGGAAGCACATAACCAATTATTTACCATTTATTGTGAAATTAGTGGTATAAATGAAAAATTAATTGGAGTTGGTTCTAGTCGTAGAAAAGCTGAACAAGAAGCTGCACAAAACGCATTAACAAAATTGGGGCTAGAGTGA
- the lepA gene encoding translation elongation factor 4, translated as MKKIRNFCIIAHIDHGKSTISDRFIQICGGLSDREMHSQVLDSMELERERGITIKAQSVTVNYTSIRNQLYQLNFIDTPGHVDFSYEVSRSLSACEGALLIVDAVQGVEAQTISNCNKALDMNLTIIPVLNKIDLPHSNPEKVKKDIEEIIGISAKNSICCSAKTGEGIVNLLEQITHDILPPHGSINNDLQALIIDSWFDNYLGVVSLICIKNGILKEKSKVKVMSTGKIYYVEKIGIFTPKRVYKSSLKCGEIGWIICGIRNIIGAPVGDTLTLVNSCPKYILPGFKQIKPKIYAGLFTIQSSQFSIFRNALEKLSLNDSSLFYEPESSISLGFGFRCGFLGLLHMEIIQARLEREYNLEIISTQPTVIYQLIKFNNESFLIDSPSQFPKPSSIKKIKEPIARCKILLPHEYLGNILLLCAKKRGIQRNLIYYGNQVLLDYSIPMSEVISDFFNQLKSESKGYASLEYEFESYKTANMQRLDILINHKKIDALSLMIHKDKVTIQAHTIIQKIKMLIPRHQFDIIIQAMTDKKIIAKSTIKQLRKNVLAKCYGGDVTRKKKLLEKQKLGKKKMKKIGNVNIPKEVFLSILSNKTH; from the coding sequence ATGAAAAAAATAAGAAATTTTTGTATCATTGCTCATATAGATCATGGAAAATCAACTATTTCTGATAGATTTATTCAAATATGTGGAGGACTATCAGATAGAGAAATGCATTCTCAAGTTTTAGATTCAATGGAATTAGAAAGAGAAAGAGGAATAACAATTAAAGCACAAAGTGTTACTGTAAATTATACTTCAATCAGAAATCAGTTATATCAATTAAATTTTATCGATACTCCAGGTCATGTAGATTTTTCATACGAAGTATCACGTTCTTTATCTGCTTGCGAGGGGGCATTACTGATTGTTGATGCGGTACAAGGAGTAGAAGCGCAAACTATATCCAACTGTAATAAAGCCTTAGATATGAACTTAACTATAATACCCGTTTTAAATAAAATTGATTTGCCTCATTCCAATCCTGAAAAAGTAAAAAAAGATATAGAAGAAATTATAGGAATTTCTGCAAAAAATTCAATATGTTGTTCAGCTAAAACAGGTGAAGGTATTGTTAATCTATTAGAACAGATTACTCATGATATTTTACCTCCTCATGGTAGTATAAATAATGATTTACAAGCATTAATTATCGATTCATGGTTTGATAATTATTTAGGAGTAGTATCTTTAATTTGTATAAAAAATGGAATTCTCAAAGAAAAATCTAAAGTTAAAGTAATGAGCACAGGAAAGATATATTACGTAGAAAAAATAGGAATATTCACTCCTAAAAGAGTATATAAAAGTAGCTTGAAATGTGGAGAAATAGGTTGGATTATTTGCGGGATTAGAAATATTATAGGAGCTCCTGTTGGTGACACTTTAACTTTAGTTAATAGTTGTCCAAAATATATATTACCAGGATTTAAACAAATTAAACCTAAAATTTACGCAGGTCTATTTACTATTCAATCCAGTCAATTTTCTATTTTTAGAAATGCATTAGAAAAACTAAGTTTAAATGACTCATCTCTATTTTATGAACCTGAGTCTTCTATATCATTAGGATTTGGATTTAGATGCGGATTTTTAGGATTATTGCATATGGAAATTATACAAGCTAGATTAGAAAGAGAATACAATCTTGAAATAATATCTACACAACCCACTGTTATATATCAACTTATAAAGTTTAATAATGAAAGTTTTCTGATTGATTCGCCCTCTCAATTTCCAAAACCTAGTTCAATTAAAAAAATTAAGGAACCTATAGCTAGATGTAAAATTTTATTGCCACATGAATACTTGGGAAATATATTACTATTATGTGCAAAGAAAAGAGGAATACAAAGAAATTTAATTTATTATGGAAATCAGGTATTACTGGATTATAGTATTCCCATGTCAGAAGTTATATCAGATTTTTTTAATCAATTAAAATCTGAATCTAAAGGATATGCATCATTAGAATATGAATTTGAATCGTATAAAACTGCTAATATGCAACGATTAGACATATTAATAAATCATAAAAAAATTGATGCTCTGTCATTAATGATTCATAAAGACAAAGTTACCATTCAAGCACATACAATAATTCAAAAAATAAAAATGTTAATTCCAAGACATCAGTTTGATATTATTATTCAAGCTATGACAGACAAAAAAATAATTGCTAAATCTACTATTAAACAATTAAGAAAAAACGTATTAGCAAAATGTTACGGAGGAGATGTAACTCGGAAAAAAAAATTATTAGAAAAACAAAAACTTGGAAAAAAGAAAATGAAAAAAATAGGAAATGTTAATATACCTAAAGAAGTATTTTTATCTATTTTAAGTAATAAAACCCATTAA
- the mnmA gene encoding tRNA 2-thiouridine(34) synthase MnmA — MLKFKKKVILAMSGGVDSSVSAWILQQKNYYVEGLFMKNWEENDNNFYCSAKKDFEDATHVCSKLGIRLNKVNFSFEYWENVFKKFLKEYKLGLTPNPDVLCNKEIKFKVFYEFAVKNLGADFIATGHYVRRRDDKKSSFLLTGIDSNKDQSYFLYTIHENILKKCLFPVGTLTKEIVRKIAARLKLNVFNKKNSTGICFVNPKNINNFLEIYIPKIKGNIITTCGRIIGTHNGLAYYTLGQRRGLGIGGIKGIKNIPWYVVDKNVVFNSLIVAQGLNNYHLMSIGLIAHNVHWINGLKFKNSFSCSVKVRYRHKAVLCTIFIHEKKCIKVLFQYPVLSITPGQSVVFYSSELCLGGGIIKERLPILTL; from the coding sequence ATGTTAAAATTTAAAAAAAAAGTCATTTTAGCTATGTCAGGTGGCGTAGATTCTTCTGTATCTGCTTGGATTTTACAACAAAAAAATTATTATGTAGAAGGATTATTTATGAAAAATTGGGAAGAAAATGATAATAATTTTTATTGTTCTGCAAAAAAAGATTTTGAAGATGCTACGCACGTATGTAGTAAATTAGGAATTCGTTTAAATAAGGTTAATTTTTCTTTTGAATACTGGGAAAATGTATTCAAAAAATTTTTAAAAGAATATAAATTAGGACTAACACCTAATCCTGATGTACTATGTAATAAAGAAATAAAATTTAAAGTATTTTATGAATTTGCTGTTAAAAATCTTGGAGCCGACTTTATTGCTACTGGACACTATGTTCGAAGAAGAGATGATAAAAAATCATCGTTTTTATTAACAGGTATAGATTCTAATAAAGATCAAAGTTATTTTTTATATACTATTCATGAAAATATTCTTAAAAAATGTTTATTTCCCGTAGGAACATTAACAAAAGAAATTGTACGAAAGATTGCTGCACGTTTAAAGTTAAATGTTTTTAACAAAAAGAATTCTACTGGAATTTGTTTTGTAAATCCTAAAAATATTAATAATTTTTTAGAAATATACATTCCTAAGATAAAAGGAAATATTATTACTACTTGTGGAAGAATAATAGGTACACACAATGGATTAGCATATTATACTTTAGGTCAAAGAAGAGGACTAGGAATAGGAGGAATTAAAGGTATTAAAAATATTCCATGGTATGTAGTAGATAAAAATGTTGTTTTCAATTCTTTGATTGTTGCACAAGGTTTAAATAATTATCATTTAATGTCCATAGGATTAATTGCACATAATGTACATTGGATAAATGGATTAAAATTTAAAAATTCTTTCTCATGTTCAGTAAAAGTGAGATATAGACATAAAGCTGTTTTATGCACAATATTTATTCATGAAAAAAAATGTATTAAGGTATTGTTCCAATATCCTGTTTTATCAATAACTCCTGGGCAGTCTGTAGTGTTTTATTCATCAGAATTATGCTTAGGAGGGGGTATTATAAAAGAACGGTTACCTATATTAACATTATGA
- the hflD gene encoding high frequency lysogenization protein HflD — translation MIKNFYSLILSFSGICQSVAIVDQLSHTGTCSDSEFRIGIDSILNINPKTILSVYGNAEKNLCLGIKTLLSLLNNSNNYNVSGKILRYIFNIIILEKKIKKNTFCRSVLFKRISMLIPNDIKIFHSHETLTDRLSEIYLDVISKLGSRIQVFGSQKILKNVLVQNKIRCALLFGIRSAVLWRQVGGNFFQFIFFKNQIYNQTNNIFKKFTS, via the coding sequence GTGATTAAAAATTTTTATTCACTTATATTGTCTTTTTCTGGAATATGTCAATCTGTTGCTATTGTAGATCAATTGTCTCACACTGGAACGTGTAGTGATAGTGAATTTAGAATAGGAATTGACAGTATATTAAATATTAATCCAAAAACTATATTATCGGTATATGGAAATGCAGAAAAAAATTTATGTCTAGGTATAAAAACGTTATTATCATTATTAAATAATTCTAATAATTATAATGTATCTGGAAAAATATTGCGCTATATATTTAATATAATTATTTTAGAGAAAAAAATTAAAAAAAATACTTTTTGCAGGTCGGTATTATTTAAGAGAATTTCTATGTTGATACCAAATGATATAAAAATTTTTCATTCACATGAAACGTTAACTGATCGACTTTCAGAAATATATTTAGATGTTATTAGCAAATTAGGATCTCGCATTCAAGTTTTTGGATCTCAAAAAATATTAAAAAATGTATTAGTACAAAATAAAATTCGTTGTGCATTGTTATTTGGAATTCGCTCAGCTGTTTTATGGAGACAGGTAGGTGGAAATTTTTTTCAATTTATTTTTTTTAAAAATCAAATATACAATCAAACTAATAATATATTTAAGAAATTTACTTCTTAG
- the purB gene encoding adenylosuccinate lyase, whose amino-acid sequence MILSSLNAISPIDGRYSNRTSKLRDVFSEYAFLKYRVKVELLWLKKLLTLKEINISFKKDDTINFHLDEIINNFSDTDAQNIKKIEKTINHDVKSIEYFLKDKLFKILGKHHIINFVHFLCTSEDINNLAYSLMLKTAKEKIIIPTWEDIIKELKKIVSNYYNFPILSRTHGQPATPSTIGKEMVNFSYRLERQLIQFKNINLLGKINGSTGNYNAHFSAYPNINWHNVSRDFVTSLGLGWNPYTTQIEPHDYISEFFSCISRVNTILLDFNQDMWGYISLNYFVQKNNLNEVGSSVMPHKINPINFENSEGNLGLSNAIINYFVHKLPISRWQRDLSDSTVLRNMGSVIAYSIIAYDSMILGIQQLKVNEVQLLEDLDKHWEILAEPIHTVMCKYGIRDAYDKLKLLTRGKKINSAIIHSYINSLAIPEEEKIQLIQLTPMSYLGLSIKLAKNFKNYKHYE is encoded by the coding sequence ATGATTTTATCATCTCTCAATGCTATTTCACCTATTGATGGTCGCTATAGTAATCGTACTTCTAAATTACGAGATGTTTTTAGTGAATATGCATTTTTAAAATATCGTGTAAAAGTTGAATTATTGTGGTTAAAAAAGCTTTTAACATTAAAAGAAATTAATATTTCCTTCAAGAAAGATGATACTATTAATTTTCATCTTGATGAAATTATAAATAATTTTAGTGATACTGACGCACAGAATATAAAAAAAATAGAAAAAACTATTAATCATGATGTAAAATCAATAGAATATTTTTTAAAAGATAAATTATTTAAAATATTAGGAAAGCATCATATTATAAATTTCGTACATTTTTTGTGTACTTCAGAGGATATAAATAATTTAGCATATTCTTTAATGTTAAAAACTGCTAAAGAAAAAATTATTATTCCAACATGGGAAGACATTATTAAAGAATTAAAAAAAATTGTATCTAATTATTATAATTTTCCTATTTTATCTCGCACTCATGGTCAACCAGCGACTCCTTCAACAATAGGAAAAGAAATGGTAAACTTTTCTTATAGATTAGAGCGTCAATTAATACAATTTAAAAATATAAATTTATTAGGAAAAATTAATGGTTCTACTGGAAATTATAATGCGCATTTTTCTGCTTATCCTAATATTAATTGGCATAACGTTAGTCGTGATTTTGTTACGTCTCTTGGATTAGGATGGAATCCTTATACTACTCAAATTGAACCTCATGATTATATCTCTGAATTTTTTAGTTGTATATCTAGAGTTAATACTATTTTATTAGATTTTAATCAAGATATGTGGGGATATATCTCATTAAATTATTTTGTTCAAAAGAACAACTTAAATGAAGTTGGATCTTCTGTTATGCCACATAAAATCAATCCGATTAATTTTGAAAATTCTGAAGGTAATCTTGGATTATCTAATGCTATAATAAATTATTTTGTTCATAAATTACCTATTTCTCGTTGGCAAAGGGATTTAAGTGATTCCACAGTATTAAGAAATATGGGATCAGTAATCGCTTATTCTATAATAGCTTATGATTCTATGATATTAGGAATTCAACAATTGAAGGTTAATGAAGTTCAACTATTAGAAGATTTAGACAAGCATTGGGAGATTTTGGCAGAACCTATCCACACTGTAATGTGTAAATATGGAATAAGGGATGCTTACGATAAATTAAAATTATTAACTAGAGGGAAAAAAATTAATTCAGCTATTATTCATAGTTATATTAATAGTTTAGCAATTCCAGAAGAAGAAAAGATACAATTAATCCAGTTAACTCCAATGAGTTACTTAGGTTTATCGATAAAGTTAGCAAAAAATTTTAAAAATTATAAACACTATGAATAG